A segment of the Amycolatopsis thermophila genome:
GCCGCCGACCCGACCAGCGCGCTCGCCGCCGCCGGCTTGAGCGACGTCACGCCGCAGGACATCCAGGAGGTCGCTCCGCTGGTCGCCGACTACGCGCCCGCGCCGCTGGCCGACGCCCTGTCCGCGCTGCCGCTGGACGCCGGCGTGACCGGCCTGCAGGGCGCCATCGCCCAGCTGCAGGCCGTGGCCGGCGTCGCCGACGCGCTGCCGGTGGACGTACCGGCCCGCGCCGACCTGCCCCTGGACCCGACGGTCTCCACCTCCTCGCTGCCGCTGGCCGGCGAGCTGCTCGGCGGCCCGAACGCCCACGTCCTGCCGGAGCTGGGTGACCTGCCGGTGGCGCTGCCCCAGCTCGGCGACCTGCCGCTCGACCTGCCGGCCACCGACGCCCTCCCGCTGGACGTCGCCCGCCAGGACCTGCCGGTCAACGCGCTGCCGGTCGACAACCTCCCGCTCGGCGAGCTGCCGCTGGACTCGGCCGAGCTGCCGGTCACGCTGCCGGAGCTGAGCGACATCCCGGTCCAGGTGCCCGCGCTGAGTGACCTGCCCCTCGAGCCCCCCGCCGTCCCGGCCGACCTGCCCCGCGCCGACCTCCCGGTGGACGCCCTGCCGGTGGACGCGCTCCCCGTCGACGCCCTGCCGGTCGACGCCCCCGAGGTGGGCGAGCTGCCCGTCTCGCTGCCCGAGGTGGAGGGCCTGGGTGGCGCGCTGCCCGGCCTCCCGGTCGAGCCGCCCGCGCTGGGTGAGCTGCCGTCGCTGCCGACCGTCAGCACCGAGCGCGCGGACGTGCCGAGCGAGCTGACCGGCCTGCCCGTCGACACGAGCGCCCTGCCCGTCGACACGAGCGCCCTGCCCGTCGACACCGGCGCCGTGACCGGCGTCACCGAGGCCCTCGGCCTCGGTGACGTGCCGGACACCAGCGGCCTGCCGGTCGACTTCGACGACCTGGGCTCGCTGCCGGTGGCCGCGCCCTCGCTGGGCGACGCGCCGTTCACCGCCCCCGACCTGGACGTTCCGGGCGTCGGCCGCTTCGACACCGCGAGCGAGGGCTCCGCCGAGGGCTACGCCGGCACCGTCACCTACGAAGGTGAGCTGGCGGAGGGTGCCGGCGCGGTCGCCGCCACCGAGGACGGTGCGGGTGCCGCCGGCACCGCCGCCAGCCCGGCCGGCTCGTTCGTCGGCAGCGCCACGGGCAGCACGGAGGGCTTCACCGGTGGCTTCGCCGTCGCGAACGACTACGCCGCCGCGCAGTCCGGCCTGACCGCCGACGACGACGCCGTCCTCGCCGGTGCCCGCAGCGCCTCGCCGCTGGGCACCTACACCCTCGGCTTCGACGGCCTGCCCGCCGACGTCCCGAGCTTCGACGAGGCCGGTGACCTGGCCGGTTCGCTCGACTCGCACGTCCTGGGCCGCTCGGAGCCCGCCGCGGGTCCGATCGCCGACTACGTCTCCATCGGCGGTGACCTGATCGGCGGCAAGATCGCGCAGGGCTCGGCCACGCTGGGCGAGTACCTGACCGAGGGCAACCCGCTGCTCGGCCAGCAGGTGGCCGACGCCGGTGCGCAGGCCGGCACCGCGGTGTCCGACGGTGGGCACCTGGCCGCTGACCTGGGCTCGGACCTGCCGGCCGCCCCGGGTGTCCCCGCGGTGCTGCCGGCCGACGTGCCGGCCGAGATCCCGGCCGCGGCCCCCGCGGACCTGCCGGTGCACGGCCACGCGGACCTGCCGCAGGGCCTGCCGCACCTGCCGATCGCCAACCCGCTGCCCGAGGTCACCCACCACGTCGAGCACGCGCTGTCGACGGACCCGGTCAAGGAGGTCGTGTCGGTGACCGACAGCCCGCTGACCGACACCATCGGCCCGCTCAACCACGCGCCGCTGCCCGAGGCCGCTGACCTCGGCAACCTGCCTGGTGACCTTCCCCTGGGTCACTGACCGGTAGCCGCAACGGCGCGGCTACCGCTCACCGATGAAGCGGCGGGGTTCGTCTCAGAACGGACCCCGCCGCTTCACGTTTTGGTCACGACACGGCACACTCCTCCGCGTGCTTGCACCGCCCTGGCTCGACGTACTGGACGACACCGCCCACGTCTGCGCCACCCAACGGCGTCCTGACCTCGTGGAGCGGATCCGCAGACGCAGAGCGCAGCTGCTCGACGAGAAGCTGCGGGTGGTCGTCATCGGCGAGACCGGCCAGGGCAAGAGCCAGCTGGTGAACGCCCTGGTCAACGCGCCAGTGTGTGCCGTGGGCGAGGACGCCACGACCGCCGTCCCGGCCGTCGTCTCGCACGCCGAGAGCCCGACCGCGACCGTCGTGACGGCCGGCGCGCGGGCGATCGAAGGCCCCGGCCGGGAGCCGGTCGCCGTCGAATCGGTCACGAGCCGGGCCAACCGGGACGCGACCGCGGTGAGCGGGCCACCGATCGTCCGCGCGGAGATCGGCCTCCCGCGCGCCCTCCTGTCCGGCGGGCTGGCGCTGGTCGACACACCGCCGAAGGCCGCCATGGAGACCGTCGACTCGGCCGACGCGGTGCTGATGGCGACCGACGCCACCAGCGAGCTGTCCGCGTCCGAGATCCGGCTGCTCGAGCAGGTCATCCGGCTGTGCCCGACGGTGCTGGTGGTGCTCACCAAGATCGACCTCGTGCCCGGCTGGCGCGCGGTGGCCCAGCGCAACCGCGCGCGCCTCGACCAACGCGGGCTGATGGCGTCCCTGGTCCCGGTGTCCGCGGCTCTGCGGCTGGCCGCCGCGCGCACCGGTGATCAGGCACTCAACGCCGAGTCCGGGTTCGGTGAGCTGGTGAAGTGCCTGCACCGCGACCTGCCGGGTCAGTCGGACCTGCTCGCCCGCCGCTCGGTCGCCGCGCTGAGCACGACGACCGTCGAGGTGCTGCAGAACGAGCTGCACGAGGAGTTCGCCGCGACGCAGCAACCGGACAACGGCGACACCGTCGCGCGCTGGAAGGCCGCCGGGCGCCGCCTGGAGAAGCTGCAGCGCGATGCGAGCCGCTGGCAGACGCTGCTGTCCGACGAGGTGTCCGACCTGATCTCCGACGTCGAGTTCGACCTGCGCGACCGCACGCGCAAGATCCTCGTCGAGGTCGACGAGTACTTCGAGACCGCCGACCCCGCGAAGACGTGGACCGAGTTCGAGGAGTGGCTGCGGGAGAACCTGACCGCGGTCGCCGAGACCAACTCCGAGTGGCTGCTCGACCGGTTCGAGTGGATCGCCCGCAAGATCGCGCGGCAGGTCGCCCCGCACCGCGAGGACGCGCTCCCCGACTCGCTGCCGCGCGAGGTGCCCGGTGACGCCGTCGGCGATCTGCGGATGCCGCGCGTGGAACGGTTCAGCGTCGGGCAGAAGCTGTTCATTGGCATGCGCGGGTCCTACAGCGGCCTGCTGATGTTCGGTCTCGCGACGACGATCGCGGGGCTGCCGCTGATCAACCCGATCTCCCTCGGCGCCGGCGCGGCGTTCGGCGCGAAGAGCGTGTTCGAGGAGCGCGGCAACCGGCTCAAGCGGCGCCAGCACTCCGCGAAGACCGCCGCCCACCGGTACGTCGACGACTTCTTCCTGCGCTACGGCAAGCACAGCAAGGACACCGCGCGGCAGATCCATCGCGCGCTGCGCGACCGGCTCAACGCGATCGCCGACGAACTGCGCGGCGAGATCACCGAGACCGCGAAGACGTACAAGCAGGCCATCGACGACGACACGACCCGGCGGACCGTCCGGGCCAACGAGATCCGGCGGATGATGGACGAGCTGAACGCGCTCCGCCGCCGCGCGCAGGCGCTGGCCGCGCCGGCGCAGTTGCCGACGCAGCGGGGGATCACGGCGTGAGCCTGGCCGCGACGACGCGGGCGGTGCTGCAGGAGGCCGTCGACGTCTACCAGGACAGCCCGCGGGCGACGAGCTGGCTGCAGCGCCAGCTGACGAGGTTCGACGACCCGCTGCGGCTGGCGGTCGTGGGCCCGCAGGGGTCCGGCCGGACGACGCTCGTCACCGCGCTCGCCGGGGAGCCGGGGCAGGGCGAGATGACGTGGTTCCGCACGTCACCGGGCCGCTCACCGGACGAGCTGATGCTGATGGACACGCCGGCGATCGACGGCGGCGCGGCGCCCAGCACGATCGAGGGCATCTGCATGGACGCCGACGCGGTCCTGTACCTCGTGCGGCGCCCGTCGGAGGCGAACCTGGAATTCCTGCACACGCTGCAGGACCACCCGGTGGCCCGCGCGGCGGCGGTGAACGCGCTCGTCGTGTTGTCCAGGGCCGACGAACTGGGCGGCGGCCGGGTCGACGCGGTGATCTCGGCGCGCCAGGTCGCCCGCCGGTACCGGGTCGCGCCCGAGGTCGAGCGACTGTGCCAGGACGTCGTGCCCGTGGCCGGGCTGCTCGCCGCGGCCGGGCGCACGCTGACCGAGGCGGAGTTCCAGGCGCTGGGCGCGCTCGCGGGCGTGCCGCGCGAGGAGCTGGAGCCGCGGCTGCTGTCGGCGGACCGGTTCGTGGCGGAGGACTTTCCCGCGCCGGTGGCCGCGGCCGGCCGGGCCGCGCTGATCGAGCGCTTCGGGCTGTTCGGCGTGCGGCTGGCGCTGACGCTCATCCGCCGCGGCGCGAACACGCTGCCCGCGCTGGCCGGTCAGCTGGTTCCCCGCAGTGGCCTGACCGACTTGCGCGACGCGATCGACGGGTACTTCGCGGCGCGGCGGGAAGTCCTCAAGGCGCGTTCGGCGTTGATCGGGCTGGAAGTCGTGCTGCGCATGGAACCGCGGCCGGCCGCGGCACCACTGGCGACGGAGCTGGAACGGTTGCTGGCCGGCGCGCACGACTTCCGGGAGCTGCGGCTGACGGCCGCGCTGCGCACGGGCCGGACGGTCTTCCCGGCGGAGGTGAAGTCGGAGGCACTGCGGTTGATCGGGGCCACGGGCACGTCACGCGCGGAGCGGCTGGGGGCGGACCCGGTGCTGCTCGCCGTGCGGCGGTGGCGGGACCACGCGGAGAACCCGGAACTGAGCGCCCGGGAGCGCCGAGCCGCGGCGGTGGTGCTGCGCAGCTGCGAGGCGATGGCGAACGGAAGCGTCTGACGGTTTCGGCGTGGCTGCGGGCTCGCCAGGCAATGACGAGCCCGGCCGTTCAGTCGTCGGTGGAGTCGGCGGGCTTGAGGTAGGCGGTACCCCCGGTCGGCATGCGCCGGAAGAAGTCCACCCGCGTGATCGGCTGACCATGAGGCTGACGGGCGAGGCCGGAATGCGGGAACACAGTTCCGTTCTCCGGTCGGGGCACCGTCGTTTCGCCGGGCCGGTCGTCGTTCCTCCGGCGAGGGTCCCACTGGGCTGACATCAGGTTCCTTTCCGACGTAATGTTCCGTCCGAAGAGGACGGTACTCCGGTGCGCCGGGTGGCACGCACCAAGGTGGCGTCCACCAGCGCGGCGAGGACGTCCGCTCGTCCGGCACCGATTTCCCCGGGGGTGTGCCCAGCGGGCGCACGGCTCAGCCTCAGCACGATTTCGGCCGCTTCACCGTCCAGCCAATGGAGTTCCGGTGGGTTTCCGGGACGGCCGGCGAGCACCCGCCCGGTGGCCTCCACCCGGGCTATCCGCAGCAACGGATCCAGCGTGTAGCGACCGGAAAGCACCGGACGGGTGACGCGCGACGGTGGTTCGGGTCCACTTTCGTCGGACATCAAGGCGTGCAGGAGCCACTTGGCGTCGATTTCCAGCGCGTCCTCTTCACCGAGGAGCCAGGCGCCGATCTCGGTGGCGCGTTCGCGGGCGCGGGACAGCAGGGAGTCCGGGCCGAGTTGCGCCGTTTCCCCGCGCCGCGCCACATCCTCGCCGAACTGCGCGAGGCAGGTGTAGGCGTGGAACGCGGCCATGACCTGTTCCACCGGCCACACCGCGGACGACCAGGACGGCCGGAACACGCGCCCCTCGGCGACGTCGGCACCGAGGAAGTCGCGCGTGATGGCGAAGTCGAACAGCTTGACGTGGGCGCCCTCGTGGACGATCGCCTCGGCGACGTCGTAGGGCGAGGCGGGCCGATCCATCAGGATGAGCCCCGGGAAGAGCCGCGACGACGCCGAAACCAGCCCGCCCGACGTCTCCGGGTCGAGGACCACCAGCAGACCGACGTGCGGCAGCAGGTCGTCGGCCAGGTCCGGGCTGACCTCGCGCACCTTGCGCACGCCCGCGGCGACGGTCGCCACGACCTCGTCGTCCCCGGTCAACGGCCGCGGGGGCCGCCGGGTGGACAGGCTCTGCGCGTGGATGACGCGTAGGGCGCCGGCCAGCAGGTCGTGGGCGCCGGCGCCGGTGGCGACGCGGAGCCGGGCCGGCCCCGCGGGCAGATCGGTGACGACGGCGTCGAGGTCGTCGTCGGCCGCGGCGAAGGGCAGGCGCCCGGCCAGCGCCTCGCCGATCCGGAACCGGAACAGGGGATTGTCGAGCTGGGACGGAGCGACCTGCTCGTGGCCCGGCGCGAGGAGCTCCAGCGCCATCCGGTACAGCGCCCGGCGCTCCTCGATGACCGCGTGGGCGGGCGCCAGTGCCGCGTGCACGGCCGTGGCATCGGGCCAGGCAGGTCTGGAGTACATCCGAAACGCGTGGCTTCCGCTAGCAGGGAACCGCCATGGACCGCGCGAGAGTACAACTCGGTGGCGGGTCCCTCACATCCGGGGGCGGCTGTCAGACAACAGACGCAAACCGCCCCCTCGTCCGCCCCTAGGCGCCTGCGCCGAGGACCGAGACGACCTCGACCACGCCCAGAATCGCCAGGACGAACCCCGCGGTCAGGGTCATCACGATGACGGTCCGCCACCCGATGATGGTCACCGCAAGAGCTACCAAGAAGATCACAGCGAACAGAGATTCCGAGGTCACGACGACACCTCCTCACTGGCCTGGGTGGATGCCGGGCTGGTGGCCCGGCCGCTCACCCGTTGTCGGCACCGGTAGGATCTCGTGTCGTCGGTTGTCTGTCAAGTGACGAATGTTGACAGACAACTTGCGTCAGGCATCAGCTGGCGTTATGGTTTTCCGAAGCTCGGGGACCGCCTAGGAGCTTTGCGAGAGGTTGACGATGGATGACGAGAGCTGGGCTCTCTCACCGAACACGCGCAAGCCGCTGCCCGAACTGATCGAGGACAAGATCAGGTCGCTCATCAAGAGCGGCAAGTTCAAGGCCGGCGACCGCCTGCCCACGGAACCGGAGCTCGCCCAGCGGATGGCGGTGGCGCGCAGTTCGCTGCGCACCGCGTTGCAGCGGCTGCAGCTCCAGGGCGTGGTCGAGGTGATGCGGGGCCGCGGCTGGTACGTCCGGTCGACCGACCTCTCCGAGCACGACGAGCCGCTGGTGTTCGACCGCCGCGTCGGCGACGCGGACCTGATGGAGGTCCGGATCGCGTTGGAGACGACGGCGGCGAGCCTCGCCGCGACGCGCGCGACGCAGGGCGAGCTGGACGACATCGCGAAGCTGGCGAAACTGCACCAGTCCGCGTCCATCGACGACAAGGACGAGCTGCTGCAGACCGACGAGGACTTCCACGCGGCGGTGGTGCGGGCGAGCCACAACGAGCTGCTGGACCAGCTGTACCGGTCGCTCGTGCCCCAGCTTCGGGGGTACCGGCGCAACAGTTACAGCACCTCCGAGGTGCACGTCCGGTCGGCGAACGACCACAACCAGGTGACGTGGTTCCTCAAGCGGCGCGACGAGGGAGGCGCCCGCGCGGCGATGGCCACGCACCTGCTCGGCCTGTACAACGACCTGGCCGCGCAGACCGGGACGCCGGCCGGCGAGCGGGCGACCCTCACCACCTACGCGCTGGAGGACGAGCCGCACTGGCGCCGCGAGTGAATTAAGCCTATCGGCCGCTTTCGCCCGAACAGCCTCTCCGTCGATCATGGTTTCTCTCGGACCGGGCGGAGAGGCTGTGACAGCTGGGGAACAACCGCGGCCTGGTGGTGATGCGCGCCCGAAACCCCGCACCGGCGTCCTCCGCACCGCGTTCGTCCTCGTCGTCGTGGGCGTCGCCGCCCTGATCACGGTCGTGTCGTGGCGGGCGCGGCCGGGGTGGCCGACCGCGCTGCACGACGTGCTCGAAGCGGTGTTCCCGCTGGTCATCGTGGTCGGGTGCGGGATCGGCGGCTACGAGCTGTTCGTGCACCCGCGGCTGGTGACCGAACTGGCCCGCATCTCCGGGCCGCGGATCGTCGAAGCGCTGCTCCCGCAGCAGGTGATGGAGACGTTCCTGCAGTCCATCTACGGCGACAACGAGGCCAACCGCGACGTGGTGACCGGTGTGCTGGGCGGCGAAGGCCTGCGCCCGTACGGCGGCGACCTCACCATCAGCACGCACACCGGTGTCACGTTCGAGCTGAGCGCGGTGGACCACGAGATCTATCACCTGACGACGGCCGCCACCTACAGCTTCAAGAAGAACGTGCCGGTCGACCGGTTCATCATCTTCGCGACGTGCAACGCGCTGCTGCGGGATTCGATCAGCGCCGGCTGCCAGCTCCCCCTGTTCGAAACGTGGTTCGTGCCCGACAGCTCGCTGTTCGAAAGCTCGGTCGAGGACATGCTGCCGTCGGTGCGCATCAGCATCGACTACCTCGACCACGTGGGCCGGCACCACGTGGCGGCGTCCGGGAAGGTCGAACTGCGCGAGGTCAAGTACCAGCAGTGGGCGGACTACCTGACGTTCTTCCGCACCGACCTGGGCCCGCTCCCCCGCCAGAACACGCTCGACTACCTGTCCGACCTGCGCATCTTCGAATGCGACCTGTCCGACATCGCGGGCGAGGACCACACGGTGAGCGCCATCGAGCGGCTGTCCCTGCGGGCGACGGCGCTGCAGCGCATCGACGACGGTTACTGCTACTGGCAGGCGTCGTACCCGTGTTACGTCGAGCGGATCTCGATGTCGGCGAAGGGACTGGACCTCGAGGGCGGCGGCGCCTACGAGTTCCGCGTCGTGCCGTTCACGTTCCGGTCGAACACCGCCTCGGCGCGGTGGCTCAAACCGGAGGAACTGAGTGATCTGGACGTGCGGTCCTGGCTGCTCCCCGGCCACGGCGTCGCGCTGCTCTGGCGCGCAGCGCAGTGAGCGGGCCGGCCCGCCGTGACCCGACTACGTGACCCTGACCGACGGCCGCGTACTCAGCGGGCCGCCGCGGGATCATCGCGCGTAACCGTGACATCCGCTTTCAGCGACCCATTTGCAAACATCGCGGCGATAAGCCGGACAAGTGCATTCGTCTCGCCCGGCATATGCCTGTTGGCAGACGCGGAAGCACCGTGCGGAGCACCGATCGCGGCAGCCCAGCCAACAGGTGGCATTCTGAATCACGTACCCGTGTTCGTCGCCGCAGCGCGAACAGGTGCGGTCTGTAACACGGCACAATGCGGTCATGAGTGATCTCACTTGGGGGCTGCACCACCTGGGGTCAGCAGCGCCTACCAAACCGAGGTCAATCCGGAGTTTCCACCGGCTGGCGTGTGGTCAGCTCCTGCGTTCAACTTCGAGCGGAACGGGGAGCTTGTCCCCGACGTTTCCGCCGGCCAGGGTCCTCCTCTGGTACTGCGGGTCTCTCGCTGCTCTTGCTCGTCTCGTTCACCAACATCGTCGCCATAGGACCGGGCGGCATCGCGTGGCCGTCTCCCCGGCTGGTTCTCGACAACCTTCGCGTGCAGGAGGTGACCGCTGACGGCATCCACTGCACCGGCTACGACCTACGAGACTCCGCAGAAGAGATTCTCGTGGATCTAACCGACGGCCGCGTGCTCAACGGGCCACGACTGGGGGGCTCGCGTAGCCGTGTCGGCCGGCTCAGCGGCTACTGCAACCGTCGAGAGCCAAGCCGGGCGAGGACTTATGCCTCGCCCGGCATATTGCCTCTTCAGAGACGCGGAAGCGGAGGGATTTGAACCCCCGGTCGGTTTCCCGACGCTCGCTTTCAAGCTGAACGGCATTGAGCGCTGTGCTCGCCTGCGTCTTTGCAGGATATCAACAAGCGCAAGTGCTCGAATTGAGCGTACAGCTGTTGATCTTGCGTCCGCGCTTCACACCGTCGGGTTCGGCACGCTCACGAGCCGCGGGCGGCGGCGCTGGTCCTCGTCGGTCGCCGGTGCCGGGACGAGCCCGCACGCAGTGACGTCTCCGCCGTCGCCGGCGAGTCCGACGAGTCGCCGCTCGGCGGGCCCGTACACCACATCCCGGAGGACGTCGATCATCGCAGGGATGGGGTCGGCCTCGGGGTCGATCCGGAGGGTTTGGGTGTGGGCGTCGTAGGCGGCTTCGTAGTGCTCGATGGGGGCGCGGACCAGGGTGATGTGGCCTTCCCGGTGCAGGACCGCCATGAGGAGGTCACGGATCTCGTCGGACATATTTCAGATTTCGAACACACAGGCCGCAGCGTTAGCTGAACACTGTATAGATCACTCAGCCAGCCCAACCTCGCCGGTAACTTGTGGATCTTCGCGTCACGCCCCGACACCCGGCACGTCTTAGCGCTTCGCCGCGCTCGTTCCCCGCTTCGGGCGGCCGGTGGTGAACCGGCCCGGCTCATCCTCGACCTCGGCGCGACTGAGCGTGCGCCCCGTGTCGGCCGCAGCCATGCGGCGCCGTATCTCGGCGAGGAGCTGGTCGTCGGTGAGACGGGATAGGTCGATGGGCGCCGCGGCGCGCTGGTGCGCCTCTTCGGCTGTGAGGTAGCCGGCCGCGACGTAGGCCTGAATGACGGGCTTGCCGGCGGTCTCCGCGACCTTGCGCACGATGTCTGGCGACGGCACGCTGCCTTTGCGCCAGTCGACCAGGCGGGTACGGGAGATGCCCGAGTGCTTCTCGAAGTCGACCCCGGACCAGCCGCGCTCGTCCAGCAGGGTTTGCACGTACGAAGACCAGGTGGGAAGGCCCTGTTCCATAGGCGCCGATGTTACGTGCTCAGACGCAACATTGTCACGCCGGAGCATCAGGCATGTGTCCAGGTCGACGAACTACAAGCGTGTAAGTAGGCCGCGCGCAGGAGCAACACGCCGCTAGATGCCTCCACGGAACATTGTTGCGCGCACGCACACGCTGACTGTACTGTTGCGTACGCGGACAGCACAGCGTTCCGCAGAACGAACGAGGTGATCCCGCTGCACACGATCAAGCTCCGTCCCGGGGAACTGGACAAGGCCATCCGGCTCAAGCACTTCCCGTCGGACTACGCGCTCGCTCGGGCGATGGGCGTCGCCCGCTCGACGGTCGTCCGGGTCCGGGCCGGGCAGATCGAGCCGGGCCCGCGCTTCATCGCGGGCGCGCTCGTGGCCTTCCCCGAACTCAGGTTCGAGGACCTGTTCGAGATCTCGGCCACCGCATGAACACCAGCCACGCAACAGAGAGCCCCCGCCGCACAGCGACCAAACCGACGGCGAGGGCTCTGGGAGACGACTTCCCCGAAGGGAAACCGATGACCACAGCTTACAAGCCCACTGACACCGCGACGAGCGAACTCGCCGCCGCCCTGGAGGCGATGGGCGCGACGCTCGGCTACGACCCCCACTTCGTCCACGCCGACTGCGAGTGGTGCCCGGACCAGCCTCGCATCACCGAGTTCCGCATCACCCGGCGCCCCGGCCCGGGCTTCCAGCACGAGCAGGACGAGGCCGAGGTGTGCCTCTTCTGCTTCATCCCTGTCCTCCGCGCCGCCCTCGACGAGCGCACTGAGAGCGACGACGCCCCGATCTACGTCGAGCACGCCGGAGGGCCCCGCTGATGCCGACCTCGAACGGAAGGAATCCCATGTCCAGCAGCGAAGTCGCCGTCCCCGAGCAGGCGCAGCAGCACGCCCCGGCGAAGAAGGCCCCGGTTCCGGTGCCGCTGGTTGGCCAGCTGAACGACCTGGATCAGGCGTACCGGTACGCGCAGGCGCTCGCGCAGTCGAGCCTGCTGCCGAAGGACTTGATCGGCAAGCCCGCGAACGTGCTCGCGATCATCCTGTACGGCCAGCAGCTCGACCTGACCCCGATGCAGGCGGTCCAGTCGATCTACGTAGTGAACGGCCGCCCGTCGATGGCCGGGCAGCTGTGGCTGTCGAAGGTCCGTGAGGCCGGGCACCGCGCGTTCGTGCCGTGCAAGGAGTGCGGGTTCGCCGCCGAGGATCACCGGCCGGACACCGGTCACCGCTACGAGGCCGACCACGACGACCAGCACTGCACGTTCACGATCCGCCGCAAGGACACCGGCGAGCAGCACACCGAGACGTTCACCTGGGCGCAGGCGGTCGCGGCGAAGCTCACCAACAAGGACGTGTGGAAGTCCTACCCGCAGCGAATGCTGCTGTGGCGTGCGGTCTCGAACTGCGCCACGGTCATCTGCCCGGAGGTCGCCCTCGGCTTCGGGGCGGAGGACCCCGACCCCGGTCCTGCGCGGCCGACCCTCGGGCAGGTCGCGGCCGAGCGCGCTGACCGCGAGCACGCCGAGCGCGCTTCGCAGCTCACGCCCATGGAGGTCGGGCACGGCGAGAACGAGGCCGAGGCCGACCCGCTGCCTGCGCAGAACCCGGGCCAGCCGGACGAGGACATGCTCGCCGAGCTGCGCGAGATCGAGCGCGAGCACACCGCGCCCGCCCCGGACGAGCCGATCGACGCCGTGTTCATCGAAGACGGTGGCGAGTCGTGACCGCGGTCGCGCCTCGGCTCGCGGAGCGGACCACCGCGGACCTGCTGCTCGAATGGGACCGGACCCGCCCGCGCTCGCGACAGCGCGAGCTGGGCTGGTCCGAGGTCGGCGGCTGCCGCCGCCGCGCCGGATACCGTCTGGCCGGCACCGAGCCCACGAACCCGGGCGGCTCGGTCCAGGCCGTGCTGGGCACCGCGATCCACGAAGCAGTGCAGCAGCGGCTCAACGAGACCGCCGGTCCGGACGACCTGGTCGAGCACCCCGTCGAGTTCGCGGGCATCCCGGGCCACCTTGACCGCTACGAGGCCGACACCGAAACGCTGGTCGATGTCAAGACCACCTCGTCGCGGTGGCTGGAGCACATCAAGGTCGAGGGGCCGACTCGGTCGCATCTGTGGCAGGTCAACGGGTACGCGGCCGCGCTCATGGCGCAGTCCGGGATGAAGGTCCGGGTGCGGCGCATCGTGATCGACTACATCGCGCGCGACACGGGAGAGCTGTACCGCTGGGCCGGGAAACCGGATCCGCAGCAGGTCCGTGACGCGCTCGACTGGCTGCGCACGGTCCGCGAGACCCCGCTCGAGTGGCTGAACCG
Coding sequences within it:
- a CDS encoding transcriptional regulator → MIPLHTIKLRPGELDKAIRLKHFPSDYALARAMGVARSTVVRVRAGQIEPGPRFIAGALVAFPELRFEDLFEISATA
- a CDS encoding CRISPR-associated protein Cas4: MTAVAPRLAERTTADLLLEWDRTRPRSRQRELGWSEVGGCRRRAGYRLAGTEPTNPGGSVQAVLGTAIHEAVQQRLNETAGPDDLVEHPVEFAGIPGHLDRYEADTETLVDVKTTSSRWLEHIKVEGPTRSHLWQVNGYAAALMAQSGMKVRVRRIVIDYIARDTGELYRWAGKPDPQQVRDALDWLRTVRETPLEWLNRDYAPDGPFCQHCPFFDTCWDGAVTGRDLRSVLLVEDQDAAGWAEKLYRARQDKKDATAREEEAKGALDALRPNDAGKSDPVDVGFELNLVWQVSETTRLDADAVRAEYRKIGAEPPTKTSTSTKLMFVAKPEDE